One window of Brachybacterium ginsengisoli genomic DNA carries:
- a CDS encoding MDR family NADP-dependent oxidoreductase, producing the protein MSTRSHQLRLARRPHGPSVPQDFEIVEVPLAAPGEGEVVVENLWVSVDPYHRQVFDTVALGAPLEGRALGRVLDSRDPGIHVGDVVLHRDGLRTHAVTAKARVIRPEAGVPLEAHLGILGGTGLSAWVGLTTIGGLEAGESVLITAAGGGVGTAAGHIARALGASTIIGVTGSRAKAERLLSGPFDEVIVYRDTVLADELAGRDVQLALDGVGGDQLEAVIGAMAVGGRISWVGGISGYTVSTPPIAPRNLFDLVHREISLHGFLVRHHLDERERYEAFMTPLVADRTVPVEQTVVDGLEAAPSALSGLLSGANYGKHLVRLAE; encoded by the coding sequence ATGTCCACGCGTTCCCATCAGCTCCGTCTCGCCCGCAGGCCCCATGGGCCGTCCGTGCCGCAGGACTTCGAGATCGTCGAGGTCCCGCTGGCCGCTCCCGGCGAGGGCGAGGTGGTCGTGGAGAACCTCTGGGTCTCCGTCGACCCCTACCATCGCCAGGTGTTCGACACCGTCGCCCTCGGCGCGCCGCTGGAGGGGCGAGCCCTGGGCCGTGTGCTCGACTCGCGGGATCCCGGGATCCACGTCGGCGACGTGGTCCTCCACCGCGACGGGCTGCGGACGCACGCGGTCACCGCCAAGGCACGGGTCATCCGCCCGGAGGCGGGGGTTCCGCTCGAGGCTCACCTCGGGATCCTGGGAGGCACCGGGCTGAGCGCCTGGGTCGGTCTCACGACGATCGGTGGCCTCGAAGCGGGCGAGTCGGTGCTGATCACCGCCGCTGGCGGCGGGGTGGGAACCGCCGCAGGGCACATCGCCAGAGCGCTGGGCGCCTCGACGATCATCGGAGTCACCGGCAGCCGCGCCAAGGCGGAACGGCTCCTCAGCGGCCCCTTCGACGAGGTGATCGTCTACCGCGACACCGTGCTGGCGGACGAGCTCGCCGGCCGCGACGTCCAGCTCGCCCTGGACGGTGTCGGCGGAGACCAGCTGGAGGCCGTCATCGGCGCGATGGCCGTGGGAGGGCGCATCTCCTGGGTCGGCGGCATCTCCGGCTACACCGTCTCCACTCCTCCGATCGCACCCCGGAACCTGTTCGACCTGGTGCACCGGGAGATCTCGCTGCACGGCTTCCTGGTCCGCCATCACCTGGACGAACGGGAGCGATACGAGGCGTTCATGACGCCGCTCGTCGCCGACAGGACCGTCCCCGTGGAGCAGACAGTCGTCGACGGCCTCGAAGCGGCGCCCTCAGCGCTGAGCGGGCTGCTCAGCGGTGCCAACTACGGCAAGCACCTCGTGCGCCTCGCCGAGTAG
- a CDS encoding response regulator, protein MIRVLVADDQDLVRAGIVATVDAQEGMTVVGEAADGAEAVRAADLHHPEVILMDIRMPGSDGLDATRRILAAHPDARVLVLTTFDADELVHAALAAGACGFLVKDAPIAELTASIRAAARGDAVLSPAITAHVVERLLAHPPAGTTHILPPAADRLTRRELEIVRLIADGLSNLEIAGIVHLSEATVKTHVGRVLTKLALRDRVQVAVWAHRHGIARPPAQDG, encoded by the coding sequence ATGATCCGTGTGCTCGTCGCCGACGATCAGGACCTCGTCCGCGCCGGGATCGTCGCGACCGTCGATGCCCAGGAGGGCATGACGGTCGTGGGCGAGGCCGCCGACGGTGCCGAGGCCGTCCGCGCCGCCGACCTCCACCATCCGGAGGTGATCCTCATGGACATCAGGATGCCCGGCTCGGACGGCCTCGATGCCACGCGGCGGATCCTCGCGGCCCATCCGGATGCGCGCGTGCTCGTGCTGACCACGTTCGACGCGGACGAGCTGGTGCACGCCGCCCTCGCCGCGGGAGCCTGCGGATTCCTCGTCAAGGATGCGCCGATCGCCGAGCTCACCGCGTCGATCCGGGCCGCCGCGCGGGGGGACGCCGTGCTCTCCCCCGCCATCACGGCCCACGTCGTCGAACGGCTGCTCGCCCATCCTCCGGCCGGGACCACCCACATCCTCCCCCCGGCCGCCGACAGGCTCACGCGACGGGAGCTCGAGATCGTCCGGCTCATCGCCGACGGCCTCAGCAACCTGGAGATCGCCGGTATCGTGCATCTGTCCGAAGCCACCGTCAAGACGCATGTCGGGCGCGTGCTCACGAAGCTCGCCCTGCGCGACCGCGTCCAGGTCGCCGTGTGGGCGCACCGCCACGGCATCGCACGACCGCCCGCCCAGGACGGATGA
- the acnA gene encoding aconitate hydratase AcnA: MSTVDSFAAKQDLSVGGTDYEIYALDAVEGADKLPYSLKVLLENLLRTEDGANITADHVRALAQWDPAADPSVEIQFTPGRVIMQDFTGVPCVVDLATMREAMQELGGDPEKINPLAPAEMVIDHSVMIDVAGRLDALEKNMELEYERNRERYQFLRWGQTAFDDFKVVPPGTGIVHQVNIEYLARTVMTREVDGALRAYPDSCVGTDSHTTMVNGLGVLGWGVGGIEAEAAMLGQPVSMLIPRVVGFKLTGEIPPAATATDVVLTITEMLRAHGVVGKFVEFYGEGVTQVPLANRATIGNMSPEFGSTCAIFPIDEVTVDYMRLTGRSEEQLALVESYAKRQGLWHDPSKEAAYSEYLELDLSTVVPSIAGPKRPQDRIVLSEAKESFREVLPSYATGEQVPGNGDGSFPASDPSTPDSDNESGGAEPVHQHVVGRASNPIQVAGKDFSIDHGIVSIASITSCTNTSNPSVMMAAGLLAQNAVDKGLVAKPWVKTSMAPGSQVVTNYYTKAGLWPALESLGFHLVGYGCTTCIGNSGPLDSEISDAIAEKDLAVTAVLSGNRNFEGRINPDVKMNYLASPPLVIAYALAGTMDFDFENDALGQDEDGNDVYLRDIWPNPTEVEKVIAESISQEMFTEDYKDVFTGDERWRSLETPEGATFEWEDESTYVRKPPYFEGMGLTPEPVGDIAGARVLVKVGDSTTTDHISPAGAIKLDSPAGRYLQENGVSRKDFNSYGSRRGNHEIMIRGTFANIRIKNQLLDGVEGGYTKNFLTGEQEFIYDAAQAYAEQDIPLVVLAGKEYGTGSSRDWAAKGTKLLGVQVVIAESFERIHRSNLIGMGVLPLQYPEGQNAESLGLDGTETFSVTGVTALNEGTTPKTVAVVATKEDGTEVSFDAVVRIDTPGEAEYFRNGGILQYVLRSLVAA; this comes from the coding sequence ATGAGCACTGTCGACTCATTCGCCGCGAAACAGGATCTCTCCGTCGGCGGGACCGACTACGAGATCTACGCGCTCGACGCCGTGGAGGGCGCCGACAAGCTTCCCTACAGCCTCAAGGTCCTGCTGGAGAACCTGCTGCGCACCGAGGACGGTGCGAACATCACCGCCGACCACGTGCGCGCCCTGGCGCAGTGGGATCCCGCGGCCGATCCGTCGGTCGAGATCCAGTTCACCCCGGGCCGCGTGATCATGCAGGACTTCACCGGCGTGCCCTGCGTGGTCGACCTCGCCACCATGCGCGAGGCCATGCAGGAGCTCGGCGGCGATCCTGAGAAGATCAACCCGTTGGCCCCCGCCGAGATGGTCATCGACCACTCGGTGATGATCGACGTGGCCGGCCGCCTCGACGCGCTCGAGAAGAACATGGAGCTCGAGTACGAGCGCAACCGCGAGCGCTACCAGTTCCTGCGCTGGGGCCAGACCGCCTTCGACGACTTCAAGGTCGTCCCCCCGGGCACCGGCATCGTCCACCAGGTCAACATCGAGTACCTGGCCCGCACCGTCATGACCCGCGAGGTCGATGGCGCGCTGCGTGCATACCCGGACTCCTGCGTCGGCACCGACTCGCACACCACCATGGTCAACGGCCTGGGCGTGCTGGGCTGGGGCGTGGGCGGCATCGAGGCCGAGGCCGCGATGCTCGGCCAGCCGGTCTCCATGCTCATCCCGCGCGTGGTCGGCTTCAAGCTCACCGGCGAGATCCCGCCGGCGGCCACCGCGACCGACGTCGTGCTCACCATCACCGAGATGCTCCGTGCGCATGGCGTGGTCGGCAAGTTCGTCGAGTTCTACGGCGAGGGCGTCACCCAGGTGCCGCTCGCGAACCGCGCCACCATCGGCAACATGAGCCCCGAGTTCGGCTCCACCTGCGCGATCTTCCCGATCGACGAGGTGACCGTGGACTACATGCGCCTCACCGGCCGCTCCGAGGAGCAGCTCGCCCTCGTGGAGTCCTACGCCAAGCGCCAGGGCCTGTGGCACGACCCGTCCAAGGAGGCCGCGTACTCGGAGTACCTCGAGCTGGACCTCTCCACCGTGGTGCCCTCGATCGCCGGCCCGAAGCGTCCCCAGGACCGCATCGTGCTCTCCGAGGCCAAGGAGTCCTTCCGCGAGGTGCTGCCCTCCTACGCCACCGGCGAGCAGGTCCCCGGCAACGGGGACGGCTCGTTCCCGGCGTCGGACCCCTCCACCCCCGACTCCGACAACGAGTCCGGCGGCGCCGAGCCCGTGCATCAGCATGTCGTGGGCCGCGCCTCGAACCCGATCCAGGTCGCAGGCAAGGACTTCTCGATCGACCACGGCATCGTCTCGATCGCCTCGATCACCTCCTGCACCAACACCTCGAACCCGTCGGTGATGATGGCCGCCGGTCTGCTCGCGCAGAACGCGGTGGACAAGGGCCTCGTCGCCAAGCCGTGGGTGAAGACCTCCATGGCCCCCGGCTCGCAGGTCGTCACGAACTACTACACCAAGGCGGGCCTCTGGCCGGCTCTGGAGTCGCTCGGCTTCCACCTGGTCGGCTACGGCTGCACCACCTGCATCGGCAACTCCGGCCCGCTGGACTCGGAGATCTCCGACGCGATCGCGGAGAAGGACCTCGCCGTCACCGCGGTGCTCTCGGGCAACCGCAACTTCGAGGGCCGCATCAACCCCGACGTCAAGATGAACTACCTGGCCTCCCCGCCGCTGGTCATCGCCTACGCGCTCGCGGGCACCATGGACTTCGACTTCGAGAACGACGCCCTCGGGCAGGACGAGGACGGCAACGACGTCTACCTGCGCGACATCTGGCCGAACCCCACCGAGGTCGAGAAGGTCATCGCGGAGTCCATCTCCCAGGAGATGTTCACCGAGGACTACAAGGACGTCTTCACCGGCGATGAGCGCTGGCGGAGCCTGGAGACCCCCGAGGGCGCGACCTTCGAGTGGGAGGACGAGTCCACCTACGTGCGCAAGCCCCCGTACTTCGAGGGCATGGGCCTGACCCCGGAGCCGGTCGGCGACATCGCCGGCGCCCGCGTGCTGGTCAAGGTCGGCGACTCGACCACGACCGACCACATCTCGCCCGCCGGTGCGATCAAGCTGGACTCCCCGGCCGGTCGCTACCTGCAGGAGAACGGGGTCTCGCGCAAGGACTTCAACTCCTACGGCTCGCGCCGCGGCAACCACGAGATCATGATCCGCGGCACCTTCGCGAACATCCGGATCAAGAACCAGCTGCTCGACGGCGTCGAGGGCGGGTACACGAAGAACTTCCTGACCGGTGAGCAGGAGTTCATCTACGACGCCGCGCAGGCCTACGCCGAGCAGGACATCCCGCTGGTGGTCCTCGCCGGCAAGGAGTACGGCACCGGGTCCTCCCGTGACTGGGCCGCCAAGGGCACCAAGCTCCTCGGCGTCCAGGTCGTCATCGCCGAGAGCTTCGAGCGCATCCACCGCTCGAACCTGATCGGCATGGGCGTGCTGCCGCTGCAGTACCCCGAGGGCCAGAACGCCGAGTCCCTGGGCCTGGACGGCACGGAGACCTTCTCCGTGACCGGCGTGACGGCGCTCAACGAGGGCACCACGCCGAAGACCGTCGCGGTCGTGGCGACCAAGGAGGACGGCACCGAGGTGTCCTTCGACGCGGTCGTCCGCATCGACACCCCCGGCGAGGCGGAGTACTTCCGCAACGGCGGCATCCTGCAGTACGTGCTGCGGTCGCTGGTCGCCGCCTGA
- a CDS encoding helix-turn-helix domain-containing protein, giving the protein MIELDAAQVSRVRFAVAPLWEVGLAALVLRRSDPGALFRRWAERSRRQVDAATLSRLLSLTAGRDFVPDIFSVLPGGDQPGIADARAHLQGLSDELLARDLLRLDRAHHGTDDWIRALRDDHDRAREEIADVITDFWSGAIAPHWSAFRRLARTDVARHAIAAAEGGQGAMLDDLHPGVTWTGASLDIAGACDTSFGPTPAEDGVVLTPSAFAWPHVHVMSNAPFQPAIAYGVRGFATLWGDPTEGALSPAVERLLGAGRARVAAAISTPATTTELAHALGVAPATVSEHLSTLTDARLGVAQREGRSVVYSLTDLGREVLFPEAS; this is encoded by the coding sequence ATGATCGAGCTGGATGCAGCGCAGGTGTCCCGCGTGAGGTTCGCGGTGGCGCCGCTGTGGGAGGTCGGCCTTGCCGCGCTGGTGCTGCGCCGTTCCGACCCGGGCGCGCTCTTCCGGCGCTGGGCCGAGCGGTCACGACGTCAGGTCGACGCGGCGACGCTGAGTCGGCTGCTGTCCCTGACCGCAGGTCGCGACTTCGTGCCCGACATCTTCAGCGTCCTGCCGGGCGGCGACCAGCCGGGCATCGCCGATGCGCGAGCTCATCTGCAGGGGCTGTCGGATGAGCTGCTGGCACGTGATCTCCTCCGCCTCGACCGAGCGCATCACGGCACGGACGACTGGATCCGAGCCCTGAGGGATGATCACGACCGTGCGCGGGAGGAGATCGCCGACGTCATCACCGACTTCTGGAGCGGGGCGATCGCCCCGCACTGGTCGGCCTTCCGGAGACTGGCACGGACTGATGTCGCACGCCACGCGATCGCTGCCGCCGAAGGAGGGCAGGGCGCAATGCTCGACGACCTGCATCCGGGCGTGACCTGGACCGGAGCGTCGCTCGACATCGCGGGGGCCTGCGACACGAGCTTCGGGCCCACTCCGGCGGAGGACGGCGTCGTCCTGACCCCATCGGCTTTCGCATGGCCCCACGTGCATGTCATGTCGAACGCACCGTTCCAACCCGCCATCGCCTACGGAGTGCGGGGCTTCGCGACTCTGTGGGGCGATCCGACCGAGGGGGCTCTCTCCCCCGCCGTGGAGCGGCTGCTCGGCGCGGGCCGAGCCAGAGTGGCCGCCGCGATCTCGACGCCGGCGACGACGACGGAGCTCGCTCATGCGCTCGGCGTCGCGCCGGCGACGGTGAGCGAGCATCTGAGCACGCTGACGGACGCCCGGCTGGGCGTCGCGCAGCGCGAAGGACGCTCGGTCGTCTACTCGTTGACCGATCTCGGACGCGAGGTGCTCTTCCCGGAGGCGTCCTGA